The genomic window atcttgttCAAAGTTACACTCATTTTTAATTGATCACAAAGAGAAAGTGGTACATAAATCATTGATGAATCAATTACAGTAGAAAGTACAACACTTCTTAGTACAGGTGAGATTCTCAATAGGTGTGAAAGGCTCACCTGTTGCAAGTCTGTCCCACAAAGAGTTCTGCACTGTGCCTTACACACTGCCCTGCCCAGCAGCGACAAGGGCACACAGTCCACCATCGTCCATCCCAGCATCCCAGCAACCGCAACAAGCACGCAAAACTTCTCACCGAGCACCACCATTCTCAGAACCTTGTCTCCAAAAGGCAGACTTCCTTGTGTGTTGGGGACAGCCGTGAAGGCCAAACTTCTGTCGTCAACTGTTGCCAATAAACTCACTTGACTCGAGAATGACTGTTGTATGCTCTGGCCTTTCAGATGGGAAAATATTTGCATGAGGTATTGGAGGCCCTAATGCATTCAGGAAGTATGCAAGGTAGCCCAGAAAATTAATGCGAATGACTTGAACGAATGCCTCGCATGTGTGACAAATCAGAGCTTATTTTCCCATCTGAAAGGCCAGAGCATACAACAGTCATTCTCGAGTCAAGTGAGTTTATTGGCAACAGTTGACGACAGAAGTTTGGCCTTCACGGCTGTCCCCAACAGCCGAACAGGAAGTGTTTTAAGCCAAATGAAAAGTTGTGAAAAGAACTGATTGTGACTGTACTCACCCAACCACACTTGTGGGTGGGCTCCCTCAGATTAGCTGTGAGGTTGGGTAGAGCTGCTTTGAAGgttattttctttacatttcaGGGGGCAgtggacctacatgtacatgtaacaaggtcCGGACCCGTTAGAGTGTTCAGTTTAtagtggtgcttgaaccccaTTGTTACAATTGCATCGATTAATACTAAATACACGACTCACAGATAGTAACTGGACTGGTTTGGCTCTGAGTTCATATATTGCTAAGATTGGGCTTGTTGTTCGTCATGACTAATAGAACTATCCACCAGAAAACTTTTTGTTATGCAAAAAACAGTAAAGGAAATCACTAATATTCATTGAATTACACAAGCAGATTATTTTACTTGTCATAAACTTCAAAGTAAAGTCAAGGAAGTGATCAAATCCCTTTGAAAAAAGTTCTTTATGTGATTGAAAGATTTATTTACTAATATGATTTACGTAAGAAAGTTGCACTGATTTTGTGTGATATACAGTGATTACCACTCATCAGTTACATTTTAATCAACCAGGCTAGGATGAATGTGTATTGCATATCTATGGTGACTTACTGTCTTTCCAGTAGCATTAAATTACATCCTTTTAGGATTATATTccacaagaaaacatttagtCTTATGCAGCTTAATGACATGTGAAGAAAAGTAATCAAAGTGTCCCTTACAAGTAAATCTATTGGAAGATATGTTTATCTTTGTATATGATATTCTTCATTGTAAAAATATTTGTTCATTGTAAATTGCACTGTCCCTAGTAGAGTACTCTAGCCTATGCTCTTCATAGTTACATTTTAGACCTTTTAGAGTCTTAATTTACCACACAGTTGGGCACTATATTTAGTCCCACAGCATACGGCAACTATCATTACGACAGATAGTTCACATGATCATTATGACACTCTGATGTATGCTCATTATGATACCTCTAGTCCTTCCAGAGTCAAATTTTTCTTAATATTATTTTTCTACCAGTGTTATGACCTTGCAACACTTTCAGAGACCTTGTCTTTTGACATGACACCATTTTTTTACAGGGCTTGGTGTCTTTTGACATTACAGTGCTCAGTAAGGTGACCTAAGTTTGAGTCCCATAAAAGGAATGAGCTAGTTGGCCACAGTTTGGTTCAGCGTAACAAGTGTACAGTTTGGTCTGGTCTCACTAAACAGAGCAGGTCAGTTTACTACAAATGGTGTACTCTCCTATTAGTACTGTACCAACACTGGATCCAAGTAATCGTTAATTACACCTCCTTGAACATTCTTTCGTCATATAGATTATATCTTTTCATGATTGCACTTACAAACAGTACCATATCTTAAACCAGAAGAAAGTAATAAAATAATGATGCCCTCTTCACAGTTTGGACTGTTGCTTGGTTGGACCATGGCGGAGGCTGGACTGGTAGTAGCTCTCATGGACCACCAAGGAAGGGGTGATGTCAGACACACGCCCACAGCCTTCAGACACAGACAACAACACactatacaaacatgtacatataactcAAACTACTTCTCCTCTTAATAATAATATGCACCATCCATGAAGATTATTAAAATCAGATTACCACTCTTTCTTAGTAAGTGAATTTAAGGTCAAGTGCATACAGGTACTTATCCTTTGCACAGTTGAGCAGTTTTCCTTGCATTGTGATCATTGACCTTGATTTATTTGCAGTATAATTTAGTTTGTACCTCACGGAAGGTTCAGAATAAGATGAGTTTGCATattaaaacaaaactttctttCATGTACAGattaataacaaaacaatcacaTCATTCTGCATTTAGGTTAGTAAAACTGGAACAACAATAACCATTTCAAAACTAATAAGAAGTGGGAACACAGAGATTTTACTAACCTGACAATGCCATGGCAAGACTGAATTCTTCCTTCAGCATTTGAAGTACATCCTGCACACCTTCTTGCCCCTTCAAGAAACAAGCACAAAGGTGTGAAATCACATCACAAGACTGGAGACTAAACTAAAACTGGCCTAGCAAAGCAAAATGAACTCAAGTTGTGATTAGGACTGCTTAATATTAAGTTAGAATGGAAAAACCTTGTCTTGTAAACAGTTATAATATAATACAACCTCAACTCACAGATAGGAGAAAAATGATGGCATTATTACCTTGTATGCCAGACCCCAGAGAACAGGCCtgcccacaaacacacacctcGCACCCAGTGCGAGGGCCTTGAGCACATCAGTTCCAGTTCTGACACCACCATCCAGGTACACTTCAACCTGTCCATTCAAGGCTGAAACCACTTCGGGCATCTATCTGGAATGGAAAAGAAATTCAACATTTATGACAACCAACAAAGACAAGGACTGGGTAGAACACTTGACTATATTCATACTGACTATGTTGGTGGTTTAATAAAGTAGATAAGATTATTGATAAAACAAGACTTAGTAGCAGGCACCTACAGTCTAAGAAGTTAGGATTTGGAGCTGATAAAGTACAAAATTGAACCATGTAGCAATGGAAATTTTTGGGACATTGGAACTGAAAGGTAAGCTTGGTGATGTGAATTTGAATAATCATGGATGAGGAGAAAGAAAGTGAGGAAGGGAAAGAAGGACAATTCTCACTGTAGCAGGAACTCCATCCAGTTGCCTTGCCCCATGGTTGGAGACCAGGATCCCATCTACACCGTGTTCAACAGCTTCCCGGGCAACTTCAGCTGAAGAGACAAGAAATGACTGTAAGTAACAGCAATCTGCAACACTGCAGCTAAGAAACTGtagtacaactgttacactaATACTTTTATGCAACATGCTGGTATGAGATCAACCACACTTGATTTGGCTGCCAGCATCTCCGGTGGCTGTAAAAGGAGATAACCGATGTGTATATCTTCTTCAAACAAACTCAAAGCATAAAGCTTCAGATAAAGCCTAATGCTTTTTTTATTGTTGATAGTGTAATGCAGCTTTGCTGAGACTCGATTCTATAGTCAAGCACACTGTTTCCCCCCTACTCATCTTAtaagtgttgggttcttttacatgcagaggtatGATACCTAAAACTTACACCTGATGCTCCCCCAACCATGGGGCTGCCGGCTTAACATCATCATCCAAATGGACAAATGCACTaggcagtgttctcgccaggccttttcagcataggggcccccgatactgtgatctggacccccgatgctgtgttctgaccccgatgctgtgtttcaatgagcataggggtgtttctttctgggaagaaccttcagaaatcttataaaaagttcttatttggctttagaatgagtctgtgacagaggaaaagctTAAATTTATCCATCAAAATGCAGTAAATAGTGttttatttggttatgaatttcaagcttttgtgcgggaagatgccagactcccaaccgttatcatgGCTTTGGCACTCCGCGAGTAACTTGCGCCGCGCAAAGTTGGCATTCCGTACCTGACCCCtacactgtgaaaaaatcctggtgagaacactggctATGTCACCAAACCTACCAGTGAGAACTCCTTTGAGAATGATGGGCAGCTTGGTGACACTCCTGAGCCAGTCGACGTGCTCCCAGCTGAGACTGGGGTCGATCAGGGACGCCACGTACGCCGCCAGTCCGGAGTCGCTGTCGCTCTGCACACCTGAGGATCGAACATCGCCTTCAGAGAAGTTTGCAAGCCTGAAATCGCATTAAATATTACCTTCcctcatttaaaaaaaatcattatcatatgatgaaatacaagcaattgaaatacagtcaaacctgtctgtagtTACCACTTGAGGGACTTTTCACAGTAGACAGGCGGTTGAGGGTATTATATTTCTAGTGATCACTATGACACACCAAGTGACAATGATTCCCCATATGATGATTCACTTGGTTCAATGGGAAATCATATAAGGGACCAAAAAGTGGTTGggatggccaggtggtccttattgATAGGTGGTCACTTATGCAGGTTTCATTGTATATGTAGAAGCATTATCATTGCAAATTTTCAGTATTGTCTACATCTTAgcataaaaagaaaagaaaagatctTTCATTCCCTACTCACCTGAGATGCTCTGGAAGTTTGAACTTGTATCCTCCAGACGTTTTCCCAGGATGGGTGTATCTACAGTGAGGAAGATGGCTTTGTACCCAGCCCGCTCGGCTCTCTGCACCAGGTTCCTGGTCACCTAAGGAGGCAAGGTGGTCCTGCGGTTAGGGTTGTTAAATTACAATCTAAGGGGTCTGActaaatccctagcaggccccaatgttgtggcattgagaaagacactttacacctatttccctactctattcaggtgaaaataaatatctacatgtagcctTGGCTGAGAACATCTTAAATGAGACGTAAGGCCGGAGACCTTTTGTTTTAGTAAAGCCACACCTCCAgcatgtttaagaacccaccacacttatcaaaaagagtagggggtccATCCCAACTAgtgtggatcaaaccttacaaattACAGTGTAGGCTAATGCAGCTTGTacgtactgtacaaaactggaggaaagaaaaaagaaagaaacaagcaaacaaacaaacaataaatcaaatcaacaaaccGCCCTGTCCTTGTACACATACAGCTGGAACCACCTCAGCCCAGCTGGCGCAGCCTCAGCCACCTCCTCGATGGTGGACGTGGCCCAGGAGCTCAGGATCATCCCAGTGTTCATGGACGCAGCAGCTGAGGACAAATTTTCAAGGTCTCTTAAAAAGACATCCCAGGAAGCTCCCACCACAAACTTGTCACACGGCAAATGCGTGCTCTGTCTTGCATTGTTGTTTCAACTTAACTTAAAACATGGCAAATGCCCTCTTTTCCAAGTTCCCTCAAACacttaaatcaatttacagtatattttacattttacagtatatgccgtatgaggtacattttgtatgtaattgCAGGATACTAGTAAGTCCTTTTCTGTAAGCCGTATGAGAAACACAGGCGGCGTGGTCATCCTTCATtgactctcaagaaggtgatCGAGGAGGATGCTGGTCTACAGGATGATGAATTTCTGTTAAGAGACTTGTGTTGTGGAGAAATTTGTGTCACCTCATGGAGGATGAGCTCAACTGGAGACAGTATATAATTTGTACGAGGACAAATCATGTAAAATTGTATTGTAACCAGTAACATTACAGATTGAGATTCAGTTTTATTCCTGTTTCcctgacctggatgtctgatTTTCACAAATGCAGTTACCTGCTAGTAGCACATACCTCTGGCACTTGCCACTTCTCCGTCTGGATGGGCCATCCGCTGCATGGCCGTGGGAGCCAAGGCGACGGGGAAGTCCAGCAGCTCACCCaacactgttgttgttgtgtctcTCCTGGACACATCTCTCAGGAACCGAGGCCTCAGACGATACCTGGAAAATCAACATCGATGTCTTTTATTAGTGGTGCACAGTAACATAGTACTGAGTAGGCAATTCCAAGGCCTCAGTATGATCAACCTTGGTAGGATCAAAGAGGTGTCTAAAtaaatggcggacaagtcaagcgccggtggggattgcgtatataatttctTCGCACGACggtacaaagtcgcatccatacgtgatgaatattgccgTGCAATGTAATAAGGCatattcaactaatgatgtagagagataaccaaaaacagtgaattttgttttatgtaccagttacaatacgtccctttaagaTATGGTCCCAGAGAGTGCCtgtgtaattttgttgttggtGGCGTGTACAAATCTTGTACACGCTATTTGTACACGCCaccaacaacaaaattacatgGGCATTCTCTTGGACCATATCTCAAACCTACTAGTAGGTTATTCAATGTTATAAAATTTAAACGTTTCCAGATAATATGTGTAGTACACCCTTGTCTTCGATTTAAAGATTAAAATAAAGGCAACTTGAAAAAATGTCACATAAATCCTTCCACCTGGGAAACAGTTTCACACAACAGAACGTCTTGGAGTGGAGGCAACAATGCCACATGGGGGTCAGGACTTTCGAGGCGAGGCGTGTTGCCCATGCGAAACATTCCTGTATTCCTCCGAGTGGGCACCCTAAAGGAGTCCGTGGcccaaaaaattaacggctgcatgaacgtgtgtttatatcggtgggaaattcccttttagccagcccgactgatcaTGTAGATATTTATTTTCACCTGAATAGAGTagggaaataggtgtaaagtgtctttctcaatgccacaacattggggcctgctagggatttagTCAGACCCCTTAGATTGTAATTTAACAACCCTAACCGCAGGACCACCTTGCCTCCTTAGGTGACCAGGAACCTGGTGCAGAGAGCCGAGCGGGCTGGGTACAAAGCCATCTTCCTCACTGTAGATACACCCATCCTGGGAAAACGTCTGGAGGATACAAGTTCAAACTTCCAGAGCATCTCAGGTGAGTAGGGAATGAAagatcttttcttttctttttatgcTAAGATGTAGACAATACTGAAAATTTGCAATGATAATGCTTCTACATATACAATGAAACCTGCATAAGTGACCACCTATcaataaggaccacctggccatccCAACCACTTTTTGGTCCCTTATATGATTTCCCATTGAACCAAGTGAATCATCATATGGGGAATCATTGTCACTTGGTGTGTCATAGTGATCACTAGAAATATAATACCCTCAACCGCCTGTCTACTGTGAAAAGTCCCTCAAGTGGTAactacagacaggtttgactgtatttcaattgcttgtatttcatcatatgataatgattttttttaaatgaggGAAGGTAATATTTAATGCGATTTCAGGCTTGCAAACTTCTCTGAAGGCGATGTTCGATCCTCAGGTGTGCAGAGCGACAGCGACTCCGGACTGGCGGCGTACGTGGCGTCCCTGATCGACCCCAGTCTCAGCTGGGAGCACGTCGACTGGCTCAGGAGTGTCACCAAGCTGCCCATCATTCTCAAAGGAGTTCTCACTGGTAGGTTTGGTGACATagccagtgttctcaccaggattttttcacagtgtaGGGGTCAGGTACGGAATGCCAACTTTGCGCGGCGCAAGTTACTCGCGGAGTGCCAAAGCcatgataacggttgggagtctggcatcttcccgcacaaaagcttgaaattcataaccaaataaaaCACTATTTACTGCATTTTGATGGATAAATTTAagcttttcctctgtcacagactcattctaaagccaaataagaactttttataagatttctgaaggttcttcccagaaagaaacacccctatgctcattgaaacacagcatcggggtcagaacacagcatcgggggtccagatcacagtatcgggggcccctatgctgaaaaggcctggcgagaacactgcctAGTGCATTTGTCCATTTGGATGATGATGTTAAGCCGGCAGCCCCATGGTTGGGGGAGCATCAGGTGTAAGTTTTAGGTATCatacctctgcatgtaaaagaacccaacacttaTAAGATGAGTAGGGGGGAAACAGTGTGCTTGACTATAGAATCGAGTCTCAGCAAAGCTGCATTACACTATCAACAATAAAAAAAGCATTAGGCTTTATCTGAAGCTTTATGCTTTGAGTTTGTTTGAAGAAGATATACACATCGGTTATCTCCTTTTACAGCCACCGGAGATGCTGGCAGCCAAATCAAGTGTGGTTGATCTCATACCAGCATGTTGCATAAAAGTATtagtgtaacagttgtactaCAGTTTCTTAGCTGCAGTGTTGCAGATTGCTGTTACTTACAGTCATTTCTTGTCTCTTCAGCTGAAGTTGCCCGGGAAGCTGTTGAACACGGTGTAGATGGGATCCTGGTCTCCAACCATGGGGCAAGGCAACTG from Branchiostoma lanceolatum isolate klBraLanc5 chromosome 4, klBraLanc5.hap2, whole genome shotgun sequence includes these protein-coding regions:
- the LOC136432003 gene encoding LOW QUALITY PROTEIN: 2-Hydroxyacid oxidase 1-like (The sequence of the model RefSeq protein was modified relative to this genomic sequence to represent the inferred CDS: inserted 1 base in 1 codon) gives rise to the protein MGVTRNLVQRAERAGYKAIFLTVDTPILGKRLEDXKFKLPEHLRLANFSEGDVRSSGVQSDSDSGLAAYVASLIDPSLSWEHVDWLRSVTKLPIILKGVLTAEVAREAVEHGVDGILVSNHGARQLDGVPATVRIMPEVVSALNGQVEVYLDGGVRTGTDVLKALALGARCVFVGRPVLWGLAYKGQEGVQDVLQMLKEEFSLAMALSGCGRVSDITPSLVVHESYYQSSLRHGPTKQQSKL